The Aminithiophilus ramosus genome contains a region encoding:
- a CDS encoding M20 metallopeptidase family protein — protein sequence MTGTREDQRLLGAQLLAEAEDVSDRIVTWRREFHQFPELAFEENITASRVAQILEALPGMKVHRSFGVATAVVALLGEDLPGPALLLRCGMDALALDEETGLPFASCIPGLMHACGHDAHMATLLGVATILSGRLHDLSRPVVFLFQPAEEGRAGAKALIGAGLFERFSIDLVLGIYFRPRLPFGVLALRPGTMTALSDRIHIEIQGTGGHAASPHRAIDTVTIGAHLLLAIQNVVSREVDPQETAVISFGQVEAGDAYNAIPKEVHLWGTLRAFDGEVRDLVKERLESLVPLIARAYRANAHVEYAKNYPSVENDPERTAELMERARLFFGDEAVEVMERPVLSGEDFAFYGDQAPSVFMFIGTGETYDVNHPKNDVPEAVLPLAAAWQAFLALTM from the coding sequence ATGACGGGAACGAGAGAGGACCAGCGTCTTCTGGGAGCCCAGCTGCTCGCCGAAGCGGAGGATGTCTCCGACAGGATCGTGACGTGGCGGCGGGAATTTCACCAATTTCCCGAGTTGGCCTTTGAAGAGAACATCACGGCCTCGCGCGTCGCCCAGATCCTGGAAGCCCTGCCGGGAATGAAGGTCCATCGTTCCTTCGGCGTCGCGACGGCCGTCGTCGCCCTTCTCGGCGAGGATCTTCCCGGCCCCGCCCTTCTGCTCCGTTGCGGCATGGATGCCCTGGCCCTCGACGAGGAGACGGGGCTGCCCTTCGCCTCGTGCATTCCGGGGCTGATGCATGCCTGCGGCCACGACGCTCACATGGCGACGCTCCTCGGCGTCGCCACGATTCTGTCGGGGCGCCTTCACGATCTGTCCCGTCCCGTCGTTTTCCTCTTTCAGCCTGCCGAAGAGGGGCGTGCGGGGGCCAAGGCCCTCATCGGCGCCGGCCTTTTCGAGCGTTTCTCCATCGATCTCGTCCTGGGGATCTACTTCCGTCCCCGCCTTCCCTTCGGCGTCCTCGCCCTTAGGCCGGGAACGATGACGGCCCTTTCCGATCGCATCCACATCGAGATCCAGGGGACGGGCGGCCACGCCGCCTCGCCGCACCGGGCCATCGATACCGTCACCATCGGCGCCCATCTTCTGCTGGCCATTCAGAACGTCGTCAGCCGAGAGGTCGATCCCCAGGAGACGGCCGTCATCTCCTTCGGTCAGGTGGAGGCCGGCGACGCCTACAACGCGATCCCCAAAGAAGTTCATCTCTGGGGGACGCTGCGGGCTTTCGACGGGGAGGTCCGCGACCTCGTCAAGGAGCGGCTCGAGTCCCTCGTCCCTCTCATCGCCCGGGCCTACCGGGCCAATGCCCACGTCGAGTACGCGAAAAACTACCCCTCCGTCGAGAACGATCCGGAGAGGACGGCGGAGCTGATGGAGCGGGCCCGCCTCTTTTTCGGCGACGAGGCCGTCGAAGTCATGGAGCGCCCCGTCCTCTCCGGGGAGGACTTCGCCTTCTACGGAGATCAGGCCCCTTCCGTCTTCATGTTCATCGGAACGGGAGAGACCTACGACGTCAACCACCCCAAAAACGACGTTCCCGAGGCTGTCCTTCCCCTGGCGGCGGCGTGGCAGGCCTTCCTGGCCCTGACCATGTAG
- a CDS encoding RluA family pseudouridine synthase: MSHQFQVSPHDEGRRADRIVRALYPDLPLGGLMRAFRKGLIRVDGKKASCSDHLSGGQIVDVPFEVPTRAERPAGARGGEASLPLIFGDDNILVVDKPWGLLTQPAARGDDSVASRLLALSVAGEGFFRPTPVHRLDRNTSGTLLVALNGPALRELHQAWRDRAVLKVYVAVVVGDIPLHGEIELPLLKKTGNRVVVSEEGQESLTRFRRLDGDGDLSLVEVELVTGRPHQARVHLAAQGFPVLGDVKYGSEEANRLWRRRGLDRPLLHARSLTFREMEAPLAYLTGRTFRAPFPEDMAEVIRLRGWRNYL; encoded by the coding sequence GTGAGCCATCAGTTTCAGGTCAGCCCTCACGACGAGGGACGACGAGCCGACAGAATCGTCAGGGCCCTCTATCCCGATCTTCCCCTGGGAGGGCTGATGCGCGCCTTCCGCAAGGGGCTCATCCGCGTCGACGGCAAGAAGGCGAGCTGTTCCGACCATCTCTCGGGGGGACAGATCGTCGACGTTCCCTTCGAGGTCCCGACGCGGGCGGAACGTCCCGCCGGAGCGAGGGGAGGGGAGGCCTCCCTTCCCCTGATCTTCGGCGACGACAACATCCTCGTCGTCGACAAGCCCTGGGGGCTGTTGACTCAGCCGGCGGCGCGGGGAGACGACAGCGTCGCCTCCCGCCTTCTCGCCCTGTCCGTTGCCGGAGAGGGGTTCTTCCGCCCCACGCCGGTCCACCGTCTGGACCGCAACACGTCGGGGACGCTGCTCGTGGCCCTCAACGGACCGGCCCTGAGAGAGCTTCATCAGGCCTGGAGAGATCGGGCCGTTCTCAAGGTCTACGTGGCCGTCGTCGTCGGCGACATTCCCCTCCACGGCGAAATCGAGCTGCCCCTTCTCAAGAAGACGGGCAACCGCGTCGTCGTCTCCGAAGAGGGGCAGGAGTCTCTGACCCGTTTCCGGCGCCTCGACGGCGACGGCGATCTCTCCCTCGTCGAGGTGGAGCTCGTCACGGGCCGTCCCCATCAGGCCCGGGTCCATCTGGCGGCTCAGGGCTTTCCCGTTTTGGGCGACGTCAAATACGGCTCCGAAGAGGCCAATCGCCTCTGGCGCCGTCGAGGTCTCGACCGCCCCCTGCTCCATGCCCGGAGTCTCACCTTCCGGGAGATGGAGGCGCCCCTGGCCTATCTGACGGGACGGACCTTCCGTGCCCCTTTCCCGGAAGATATGGCCGAAGTGATCCGCCTCAGGGGTTGGAGGAATTACCTGTAG
- a CDS encoding 3'-5' exoribonuclease YhaM family protein: MTETVQRCTISEIRNLADGQAFKGSFVVQKISRRKDKNDRPFWDLHVMDRTGTVEGKVWSDAVWFDFPDGAEPLRIDNEDRIGRDGLDGQTVGLRGKKVTFNGRPQVNFTALFLLDQKSHPPHDFVQRSPVPEEELQRRFEALRALCAGSVGAFLDFVFSGERGASFRVVPAAVSHHHAYVHGLLEHTVSVAENAFALARSNRDRGLAVDVALTVAGALIHDLGKIESYVLNPTPEVTVEGTFLDHIPLGFALFSRLADEFGLEGEERTLLGHIILSHHGQKEYGSPVLPASPEALIVAAADELDFRLFCWREAVSDLDEGREISDFHRSTQRRFWKRSPFAQEVTS; the protein is encoded by the coding sequence TTGACGGAAACCGTTCAGCGCTGCACGATCTCCGAAATCCGCAATCTCGCCGACGGACAGGCCTTCAAAGGTTCCTTCGTCGTGCAGAAGATCTCTCGACGCAAAGATAAAAACGATCGCCCCTTCTGGGATCTCCATGTCATGGACCGGACAGGGACGGTCGAGGGGAAGGTCTGGTCCGACGCCGTCTGGTTCGACTTCCCCGACGGAGCCGAGCCCCTCCGGATCGACAACGAGGATCGGATCGGCCGGGACGGCCTCGACGGTCAGACCGTCGGCCTCCGGGGCAAGAAGGTCACCTTCAACGGCCGACCGCAGGTCAACTTCACGGCCCTCTTCCTCCTGGACCAGAAGAGCCATCCGCCTCACGACTTCGTCCAGCGTTCCCCCGTTCCCGAGGAGGAGCTCCAACGTCGTTTCGAGGCCCTGCGCGCCCTCTGCGCGGGTTCCGTCGGCGCCTTTCTCGACTTCGTCTTCTCCGGCGAGAGAGGAGCCTCTTTCCGCGTGGTGCCGGCCGCCGTCAGCCATCATCACGCCTACGTCCACGGCCTGCTGGAGCATACCGTATCCGTGGCCGAGAACGCCTTCGCCCTGGCCCGTTCCAACAGGGACCGGGGGCTCGCCGTCGACGTGGCCCTGACCGTGGCCGGTGCCCTGATCCACGACCTGGGCAAGATCGAGTCCTACGTCCTCAACCCCACTCCGGAGGTCACCGTCGAGGGGACCTTTCTCGACCATATCCCGCTGGGATTCGCCCTCTTTTCCCGTCTGGCCGACGAATTCGGCCTCGAAGGGGAGGAGCGGACGCTTTTGGGACACATCATCCTGAGCCACCACGGTCAGAAGGAGTATGGGTCGCCCGTCCTTCCCGCCTCGCCGGAGGCCCTCATCGTCGCCGCCGCCGACGAGTTGGACTTTCGCCTCTTCTGCTGGAGGGAGGCCGTTTCCGACCTCGACGAGGGAAGGGAAATCAGCGATTTCCACCGCTCCACCCAACGCCGCTTCTGGAAGCGGAGCCCCTTCGCTCAGGAGGTGACATCGTGA
- a CDS encoding 2,3-bisphosphoglycerate-independent phosphoglycerate mutase: MTSRMELLSRLAVENQTKMVLLVVDGLGGLPGPRGLTELESARTPHLDELAARGETGLLEMVDLGITVGSGPGHLALFGYDPLEFSVGRGILEALGVGAAVGPGDICARGNFCRWGEREIVVDRRAGRLPTERSRQILERLGREIPEIDGVRVTCYPSQEHRFVVVFSGAGLDERVTDADPQKEDRPMRWATARAPEAEFTARTANAFIRRVAEVLEGDPQVSSCLLRGFSGVPLLPDLKSLYRIRSAALADYPMYRGLARLVGMNILESGPRYGDLFHAVQAYWDDYDFFYVHVKAPHLAGEDGDFVGKVRALEALDEELNLLTDLQPTVFVVTGDHSTPSLLKGHSWHPVPLLFFSPYGRPDDAVSFGERVCARGGLGKIEASKLMGLMLAHALRLMKYGA, encoded by the coding sequence GTGACGTCGCGGATGGAGTTGCTCAGCCGTCTCGCCGTGGAAAATCAGACTAAGATGGTCCTGCTCGTCGTCGATGGCCTCGGGGGACTGCCGGGGCCCCGTGGGCTGACGGAGCTGGAGTCGGCCCGGACGCCTCACCTCGACGAGCTGGCCGCCAGAGGCGAGACGGGCCTGCTCGAGATGGTCGATCTGGGGATCACGGTCGGCAGCGGGCCGGGGCATTTGGCCCTTTTCGGCTACGATCCTCTGGAGTTTTCCGTCGGCAGGGGCATCCTGGAGGCCCTGGGCGTCGGCGCCGCCGTCGGCCCCGGCGACATCTGCGCCCGGGGCAATTTCTGTCGCTGGGGCGAGCGGGAGATCGTCGTCGACAGGCGGGCCGGCCGCCTTCCGACGGAACGGAGCCGCCAGATCCTGGAGAGGCTGGGCCGCGAGATTCCCGAGATCGACGGCGTTCGCGTCACCTGCTACCCCTCGCAGGAACATCGCTTCGTCGTCGTCTTCTCCGGAGCGGGGCTTGACGAAAGAGTGACCGATGCCGATCCCCAGAAGGAGGACAGGCCCATGAGGTGGGCCACGGCCCGGGCCCCCGAGGCCGAGTTCACGGCCCGGACGGCCAATGCCTTCATCCGCCGCGTCGCCGAAGTCCTCGAGGGCGATCCCCAGGTTTCGTCCTGTCTCCTTCGCGGATTTTCCGGCGTCCCCCTTCTGCCCGACCTGAAGTCGCTCTACCGGATCCGGTCCGCCGCCCTCGCCGACTATCCCATGTACAGGGGGCTGGCCCGCCTCGTCGGGATGAACATTCTCGAAAGCGGTCCCCGGTACGGCGATCTTTTCCACGCCGTTCAGGCCTACTGGGATGACTACGATTTCTTCTACGTTCACGTCAAGGCGCCCCATCTCGCCGGCGAGGACGGGGATTTCGTCGGCAAGGTCCGCGCCCTCGAGGCGCTGGACGAGGAGCTGAACCTCCTGACCGACCTTCAGCCGACGGTCTTCGTCGTCACCGGCGACCACAGCACGCCCAGTCTTCTGAAGGGGCACTCCTGGCACCCCGTGCCCCTTCTTTTTTTCAGCCCCTACGGCCGCCCCGACGATGCCGTCTCCTTCGGCGAACGCGTCTGCGCCCGAGGGGGGCTGGGAAAAATCGAAGCCTCGAAGCTCATGGGACTCATGTTGGCCCACGCCTTGAGACTGATGAAATACGGCGCCTGA
- a CDS encoding histidine phosphatase family protein, which translates to MRLFIVRHGETDWNVTGRFQGRNDIALNDRGLEQARRLAGALEKVPFDRLWSSPLSRALETARAVALLQGKSVEIDEGLTEISHGEWEGLDGAEVERRWPGDLARWHGTPHLLAMPGGESLLDVQRRSVEALDRVVAAGGENVLVAAHDAVIKVLLCACLEMPLRCFWRFQVGNGSVTLLEPTARGWSVPLLGDTCHLGDPYFRPLQKGL; encoded by the coding sequence ATGCGCCTTTTCATCGTGCGCCACGGCGAGACGGACTGGAACGTGACGGGACGCTTTCAGGGACGCAACGACATCGCCCTCAACGACAGGGGGCTCGAGCAGGCCCGACGTCTGGCCGGGGCTCTGGAGAAGGTCCCCTTCGACCGCCTCTGGAGCAGTCCCCTCTCTCGGGCCCTCGAGACGGCGCGGGCCGTCGCCCTCCTGCAGGGCAAGTCCGTCGAGATCGACGAGGGGCTGACGGAGATCTCCCACGGCGAGTGGGAGGGACTCGACGGGGCCGAAGTGGAGCGACGCTGGCCCGGCGATCTGGCCCGCTGGCACGGGACGCCCCATCTCCTGGCCATGCCCGGCGGGGAGTCTCTCCTCGACGTCCAGAGGCGCTCCGTCGAGGCCCTCGACCGCGTCGTCGCCGCCGGCGGAGAGAATGTCCTCGTCGCCGCCCATGACGCCGTCATCAAGGTCCTTCTCTGCGCCTGTCTGGAGATGCCGCTGCGCTGCTTCTGGCGCTTTCAGGTGGGAAACGGCAGCGTGACCCTTCTGGAGCCGACGGCGCGGGGCTGGTCCGTCCCTCTTCTGGGCGATACGTGCCACCTGGGCGATCCCTATTTCCGACCTCTGCAGAAAGGCCTCTGA
- the serA gene encoding phosphoglycerate dehydrogenase, which yields MFKVLVTENIHEAGVALFSAAPDVKLEQKVGLSRAELLEAVADVDALVTRSGTPLDGEILDHARSLRVVGRAGVGVDNIDLAEASRRGVVVINAPTGNTLAATEQTLALMLALVRRLPQAHASLTAGQWRRKDFMGRQLHGKKLLVVGLGRIGSQVSIRARAFGMDVSAYDPYIAPARAEKLGVALLDDLQGALSLADVVTIHVPLTDETRGMIGLRELKSMKAGAYFINCARGGLVDEEALAALLREGRLAGAAFDAFSVEPPTADHPLLAPDLRDRVVLTPHIGANTQEAQSAVAEIAATNVLAALRGEPYEHAVNLPFMESLLTGRKRRYLSLARKLGILAANLLSGAPRQVTVTLRGSLFSDEDERVRFELPYRYSPYTVSFLKGFFEVHQGPEVNYMSAPLLAEDRGLSVDEAKGEATTYNNLIEVRVSDGDGDVSMSATVTEEGKQRVVGLNGYWIDLVPEGRLFLFSNHDRPGVIGKVGTMLGEARVNIANFALGRRNGSGLALGALQIDHDVPVDVLERFRADPDVLWAETVVFAEGI from the coding sequence ATGTTCAAGGTCCTGGTAACGGAAAACATTCACGAGGCGGGGGTGGCCCTCTTCTCCGCCGCCCCGGACGTGAAGCTGGAACAGAAGGTGGGGCTGAGCCGGGCCGAACTCCTCGAGGCCGTCGCCGACGTCGATGCCCTCGTCACCCGCAGCGGGACGCCTCTCGACGGGGAGATCCTCGACCATGCCCGGTCCCTGCGCGTCGTGGGGCGGGCCGGCGTGGGCGTCGACAACATCGACCTCGCCGAGGCCAGCCGTCGGGGCGTCGTCGTCATCAACGCCCCGACGGGCAACACCCTGGCGGCGACGGAACAGACCCTGGCCCTCATGCTCGCCCTCGTGCGCCGTCTGCCTCAGGCCCACGCCTCGCTGACGGCGGGCCAGTGGCGGCGCAAGGACTTCATGGGGCGCCAGCTTCACGGCAAAAAGCTGCTTGTCGTGGGCCTGGGCCGCATCGGATCTCAGGTGTCCATCCGTGCCCGGGCCTTCGGCATGGACGTCTCGGCCTATGATCCCTACATCGCTCCGGCTCGGGCGGAAAAGCTGGGCGTCGCCCTTCTCGACGATCTTCAGGGAGCCCTCTCCCTGGCCGATGTCGTGACGATTCACGTCCCTCTTACGGACGAGACGCGGGGCATGATCGGCCTCCGGGAGCTCAAGTCGATGAAGGCCGGAGCCTATTTCATCAACTGCGCCCGAGGCGGCCTCGTCGACGAGGAGGCCCTGGCCGCCCTTCTCCGCGAGGGACGCCTGGCCGGCGCCGCCTTCGACGCCTTCAGCGTCGAACCGCCGACGGCCGATCATCCCCTTCTGGCCCCCGATCTTCGCGACAGGGTCGTTCTCACGCCCCACATCGGCGCCAACACCCAGGAGGCTCAGTCGGCCGTGGCCGAGATCGCCGCGACGAATGTCCTGGCCGCCCTCCGAGGTGAGCCCTACGAGCACGCCGTCAACCTTCCTTTCATGGAAAGCCTTCTGACGGGCCGCAAGAGGCGTTATCTCTCGCTGGCCCGCAAGCTGGGCATTCTGGCCGCCAATCTCCTCTCGGGGGCGCCGCGGCAGGTGACGGTCACTCTCAGAGGCTCTCTTTTTTCGGACGAGGACGAGCGGGTCCGCTTCGAACTGCCCTATCGCTATTCTCCTTATACGGTGAGTTTCCTCAAGGGCTTTTTCGAGGTCCATCAGGGGCCGGAGGTGAACTACATGTCGGCGCCTCTGCTGGCCGAGGACCGGGGGCTTTCCGTCGACGAGGCCAAGGGAGAGGCGACGACCTACAACAATCTCATCGAGGTCCGCGTCAGCGACGGCGACGGGGATGTCTCCATGAGCGCCACCGTGACGGAAGAGGGCAAACAGCGCGTCGTCGGCCTCAACGGCTACTGGATCGATCTCGTGCCCGAGGGGAGGCTTTTTCTCTTCAGCAACCACGATCGGCCCGGCGTGATCGGCAAGGTGGGGACCATGCTCGGCGAGGCCCGCGTCAACATCGCCAACTTCGCCCTGGGCCGCCGCAACGGCAGCGGCCTTGCCCTGGGGGCCCTTCAGATCGATCACGACGTTCCCGTCGACGTGCTGGAGCGCTTCCGCGCCGATCCCGACGTGCTCTGGGCCGAGACGGTCGTCTTCGCCGAGGGGATCTGA
- a CDS encoding pyridoxal-phosphate-dependent aminotransferase family protein, whose protein sequence is MAEYLFTPGPVTTSPEVLLAGARPMMSHRGPRFSALLRRLQNRLRDLLDVDGPVLLLPGSGTGALELLSMNLVTPEDRVLSLSCGVFGERFREIVARRGATMAAVDVEPGRAVTVEGLRRALAEHPETTVLLLTHNETSTAVTNDIGALVASLPEEGRPLVLVDAVSSLGAMACHPQRWAVDGLASASQKGLVTPPGLALAWLSPRAWERASAVASPSYFFDAGLHRRFLEKEEPENPYTPPVSLLFSLDEALARMVEEGFVRRFASRRRFASALVAGASALGLVPFVADERARSAGVTALVVPGNRAVELQRALRGLAVEVAGGQKDMKGLLVRVAHYGDEGWPELALVLGALYGAMREVGLACGSAFVERAFEAWEERV, encoded by the coding sequence ATGGCAGAGTATCTTTTTACGCCCGGCCCCGTCACGACGTCACCTGAAGTGCTTCTGGCCGGAGCCAGGCCCATGATGAGCCACAGAGGGCCTCGTTTCTCGGCACTTCTGAGGCGTCTTCAGAACCGCCTCAGAGATCTTCTCGACGTGGACGGTCCCGTCCTGCTTCTGCCCGGATCGGGAACGGGAGCGCTGGAGCTTCTGTCCATGAATCTCGTGACGCCTGAGGACCGTGTCCTCTCCCTCTCCTGCGGCGTCTTCGGCGAGCGTTTCCGCGAGATCGTCGCCCGCCGCGGCGCGACGATGGCCGCCGTCGATGTCGAGCCGGGTCGGGCCGTCACCGTCGAGGGGCTGCGTCGGGCCCTGGCCGAGCATCCGGAGACGACGGTCCTTCTCCTGACCCACAACGAGACGTCGACGGCCGTCACCAACGACATCGGGGCTCTCGTCGCCTCTTTGCCCGAAGAGGGACGACCCCTGGTCCTCGTCGACGCCGTCAGTTCCCTGGGAGCCATGGCCTGTCATCCCCAGAGGTGGGCCGTCGACGGCCTGGCCTCGGCGAGCCAGAAGGGGCTCGTGACCCCTCCCGGCCTGGCCCTGGCCTGGCTTTCGCCCCGGGCCTGGGAGAGGGCGTCGGCCGTCGCCTCGCCGAGTTATTTCTTCGACGCCGGACTTCACCGCCGTTTCCTGGAGAAGGAGGAGCCCGAAAACCCCTACACGCCTCCGGTGAGTCTTCTCTTTTCTCTCGACGAGGCTCTCGCCCGGATGGTCGAGGAGGGCTTCGTCCGTCGCTTCGCGTCGCGCCGCCGCTTCGCCTCGGCCCTTGTCGCCGGGGCCTCGGCTCTGGGGCTTGTGCCTTTCGTGGCCGACGAGAGGGCCCGCTCTGCGGGCGTGACGGCCCTGGTCGTTCCCGGAAATCGGGCCGTCGAACTCCAGAGGGCCCTTCGGGGGCTGGCCGTCGAGGTGGCGGGGGGGCAGAAGGACATGAAGGGACTTCTCGTTCGGGTGGCCCATTACGGCGACGAGGGATGGCCCGAGCTGGCTCTCGTCCTGGGCGCTCTCTACGGCGCCATGAGAGAGGTCGGCCTTGCCTGCGGATCGGCCTTTGTGGAGAGGGCTTTCGAGGCCTGGGAGGAGCGAGTCTGA
- a CDS encoding M20/M25/M40 family metallo-hydrolase produces the protein MFGADRESLYRLILDLVAVPSVSPCGESERAVVDRLAGRLGELPYFRTHGGDLRLLPLEGDRLGRNLLFALVRAGRKTDRTVLLMGHLDVVGVEVCGPLAPLAFDAEAYTAAVGRASLSDEVRADLDSGQWLFGRGVADMKTGVAVFASVLADLAARRDAMGVNVALLALPDEECNSGGMLGALPWLKRFGDDEGLRFVACVDGEPSIGTGDGNRASIHLGAVGKINPFVYFLGRETHLGEYYEGLNANFMTAHFDVLVEGNPDLADRLDGEAFTPFASLRHRDGREQYCCSVSDRSWSYYSYFTATKGPGELLEQVRALAAEAGRRAIDCHRRSAEGFFRLGKPEAALPSWTMAVLTYDELKERLRNRIGEEALRAATESLLGSSGDERDRAMALVDGLLSLSGERGPLAVVGYLMPCYPHRSNRERSDGDRAMASAVRSLVVEARERFGVELQIRSLYEGVCDLSYCGLPEGLEAMAPFEANVPGYGRLYRLPLAEMASLDMAIVNLGPIGRDAHKLSERIHLGYALDVLPHLVRGLVDRLGS, from the coding sequence ATGTTCGGAGCCGACAGGGAAAGCCTCTACCGCCTCATCCTCGACCTCGTCGCCGTCCCCTCCGTCTCGCCCTGCGGCGAGAGCGAGAGGGCCGTCGTGGACCGTCTCGCCGGTCGCCTCGGCGAGCTGCCCTATTTCAGGACTCACGGAGGCGATCTGCGCCTTCTCCCTCTAGAGGGCGACCGGCTGGGGCGCAACCTTCTTTTCGCTCTCGTCCGGGCCGGCCGGAAGACGGACAGGACGGTCCTCCTCATGGGCCATCTCGACGTCGTCGGCGTCGAGGTCTGCGGCCCTCTGGCTCCTCTGGCCTTCGACGCCGAGGCCTACACGGCCGCCGTGGGCCGCGCCTCCCTGTCCGACGAGGTCCGGGCCGATCTCGATTCGGGCCAGTGGCTTTTCGGTCGCGGCGTGGCGGACATGAAGACGGGCGTCGCCGTCTTCGCCTCCGTCCTGGCCGACCTGGCCGCCCGTCGCGACGCGATGGGCGTCAACGTGGCCCTTCTGGCCCTTCCCGACGAGGAGTGCAACTCGGGCGGCATGTTGGGGGCCCTCCCCTGGCTGAAACGTTTCGGCGACGACGAGGGGCTGCGTTTCGTCGCCTGCGTCGACGGCGAGCCCTCCATCGGCACGGGAGACGGCAACAGGGCCTCGATCCATCTCGGCGCCGTGGGGAAGATCAATCCCTTCGTCTACTTCCTCGGCCGCGAGACCCACCTGGGCGAATACTACGAGGGTCTCAACGCCAATTTCATGACGGCCCACTTCGACGTCCTCGTCGAGGGCAACCCCGACCTGGCCGACCGTCTCGACGGCGAGGCCTTCACCCCCTTCGCCTCCCTCCGTCATCGCGACGGCCGCGAACAGTACTGCTGTTCCGTCTCGGACCGCTCCTGGTCCTACTACAGCTACTTCACGGCCACGAAGGGGCCCGGCGAGCTGCTGGAGCAGGTCCGGGCCCTGGCCGCCGAGGCGGGGCGCCGTGCCATCGACTGCCATCGGCGCTCGGCCGAGGGCTTTTTCCGTCTCGGCAAGCCCGAGGCGGCCCTCCCGTCGTGGACGATGGCCGTCCTCACCTACGACGAGCTCAAAGAGCGTCTCCGGAACCGCATCGGCGAAGAGGCCCTCCGCGCCGCGACGGAAAGCCTCCTGGGGAGCTCGGGAGACGAGCGGGACAGGGCCATGGCCCTCGTCGACGGCCTCCTGTCCCTTTCGGGCGAGAGGGGACCCCTGGCCGTCGTGGGCTACCTCATGCCCTGCTACCCCCACAGGTCCAATCGGGAACGAAGCGACGGCGACCGGGCCATGGCCTCGGCCGTCCGCTCCCTCGTCGTCGAGGCCAGGGAGCGTTTCGGCGTCGAGCTCCAGATACGCTCCCTTTACGAGGGCGTCTGTGACCTGAGCTACTGCGGCCTTCCGGAAGGCCTTGAGGCCATGGCCCCCTTCGAGGCCAACGTTCCGGGCTACGGCAGGCTCTACCGGTTGCCTCTGGCGGAGATGGCCTCTCTCGACATGGCCATCGTCAATCTCGGCCCCATCGGTCGCGACGCCCACAAGCTCTCGGAGCGGATTCACCTGGGCTACGCCCTCGACGTCCTTCCCCATCTCGTGCGGGGGCTCGTCGATCGCCTGGGTTCCTGA
- a CDS encoding B3/B4 domain-containing protein produces the protein MSEKRFFIGSDFRALFPSARIGVVVACDIDNGGVSEGKARLERAGAKALEGLGQTPLADHPDLACWRRAYKVFGAPKGHRSSVEALVRRVASGKGIPTINPLVDLYNALSLEFLFPAGGEDLDAVVGDVRLVLAAGGESFVPLGADESDPPRQGEVIYRDDEGVLCRCWNWREARRTCLSPSTKRALLVMENLDPGRDDAFGAALLALAEGVERLGGRGEIHLLDGEENAFLLPSR, from the coding sequence GTGTCGGAAAAGCGTTTTTTCATCGGATCCGATTTCCGCGCTCTCTTTCCCTCGGCTCGGATCGGCGTCGTCGTGGCCTGCGACATCGACAACGGAGGCGTCTCCGAGGGGAAGGCCCGCCTCGAACGGGCCGGAGCGAAGGCCCTGGAGGGCCTGGGGCAGACGCCCTTGGCGGACCATCCCGATCTGGCCTGCTGGCGCAGGGCCTACAAGGTCTTCGGCGCCCCCAAGGGGCATCGAAGTTCCGTCGAGGCCCTCGTGCGGCGTGTGGCCTCGGGGAAGGGGATTCCCACCATCAACCCCCTCGTCGATCTCTACAACGCCCTCTCTCTGGAATTTCTCTTCCCCGCCGGAGGGGAGGATCTCGACGCCGTCGTCGGCGACGTCCGCCTCGTCCTTGCCGCCGGAGGGGAGTCCTTCGTCCCCCTCGGAGCGGACGAGAGCGACCCTCCCCGCCAGGGCGAGGTGATCTACCGCGACGACGAGGGGGTCCTCTGCCGCTGCTGGAATTGGCGCGAGGCCCGGAGGACCTGCCTTTCGCCATCGACGAAGAGGGCCCTCCTCGTCATGGAGAACCTCGATCCCGGCCGGGACGATGCCTTCGGCGCCGCCCTGCTGGCCCTGGCCGAGGGCGTCGAAAGGCTGGGCGGCAGGGGGGAGATCCACCTTCTCGACGGGGAGGAGAACGCCTTCCTCCTCCCTTCGCGATAG